DNA from Gammaproteobacteria bacterium:
CGTTCGCCCAGGCCTTTGTGCCGGTGCTGACTGAATACAAAACCCGGCGCAGCGAGGCCGAGGTGCGCAACCTGGTGCAGAACGTTGCCGGCACCCTCGGTGGCATTCTGTTTGTGCTGACCGTGTTGGCCGCGGTCGCCGCCCCGGCGCTGGTGATGCTGTTTGCGCCCGGTTTCATCGACCAGCCAGAGCGTTTTGATCTTACCGCCGAGATGCTGCGCATCACCTTCCCGTATCTGCTGTTTATTTCACTGGTGGCGCTGTCCGGCAGCATACTCAACAGCTTTGGCCGGTTTGCGGTGGCGGCCTTTACGCCGGTGTTTCTCAACCTGGTGCTGATCGCCGCCGCCCTGTGGGCCGCGCCCTATTTTGAGCGGCCGGTGCTGGCGCTGGCCTGGGGTGTGTTTATCGCCGGTATCGTGCAGCTATTATTCCAGTTGCCCTTCCTCAAACGCCTCGGCCTGCTGGTCTGGCCACGCTGGGGCATGCGCGACGAGGGCGTGCGGCGTATCGGTCGGCTGATGCTGCCGGCCATCTTTGGCTCCTCCGTGGCGCAGATCAATCTGCTGCTCGATACCGTGATCGCCTCGTTTCTGGTGGCGGGCAGCGTCTCCTGGCTGTATTACTCGGATCGTCTGGTGGAATTCCCGCTGGGCGTGTTTGGCATCGCCCTGGCCACGGTGATCCTCCCCAGTCTGTCGCAGAAACACGCCGCGGCCAATCCGCAGGACTTCTCCCGCACCCTCGACTGGGCGCTACGCTGGGTGCTGCTGATCGG
Protein-coding regions in this window:
- the murJ gene encoding murein biosynthesis integral membrane protein MurJ, with the protein product MSRRLLKSTGLVSVMTTLSRVLGLARDVVFANVLGAGGNTDAFFVAFKIPNFLRRLFAEGAFAQAFVPVLTEYKTRRSEAEVRNLVQNVAGTLGGILFVLTVLAAVAAPALVMLFAPGFIDQPERFDLTAEMLRITFPYLLFISLVALSGSILNSFGRFAVAAFTPVFLNLVLIAAALWAAPYFERPVLALAWGVFIAGIVQLLFQLPFLKRLGLLVWPRWGMRDEGVRRIGRLMLPAIFGSSVAQINLLLDTVIASFLVAGSVSWLYYSDRLVEFPLGVFGIALATVILPSLSQKHAAANPQDFSRTLDWALRWVLLIGAPATVGLLVLSGPILITLFHYGAFDLQDVDMARLSLMAYSLGLLGFIGVKVLAPGFYARQDTRTPVRIGIIAMLINMGLNVAFVVPMVLFGIEGPHSGLALATACSAFINAGLLFRGLRREGVLQLLPGWGLLALRVLLASAAMAGLLWWGVGD